The following DNA comes from Triticum aestivum cultivar Chinese Spring chromosome 3D, IWGSC CS RefSeq v2.1, whole genome shotgun sequence.
GATACCAAAATCTTGCGCGGTTGCAATTAGTGTATTCTTGGATTCAGATCTTGCTTTATAAGTGTTGATTTGCTTTGTAAAATACCTTATCAGTGTTGATTTGCTTTTTACTTTTTTCAGGAAAGAACAAGTTACTAACACTTCTTTAGGGAAGAACAAGAAATTATCATTTTTACAGGGAAAAGAATAAAGGTACCATCAGTTTTTAGTAGTTCATTTTTGTGCGAGCAATTCCATTTTTCAGCTTGCTTTCATGTGCTAAGTGGGCAACTTGAAGGAGTACTCATTTTTCATATAAACTTTCATGTTCTTTCTTATTGGATCATGAACAGTTACCTGAGCAAGTGCTCCACCGCCGCAATGATGTTTGTGATTGATCTCAACATGAGTCCTCAACAAGATAATGCCTCAGAACCTGCAGATCAACAGGAAGAACACAACAGTCAACAACGATACAACAATGAAGAACCAGTCAATAATGAAGCAACAAGTACTACCTCCAAAACTtttgcattttcattttcatttccaTGATCTACTCCTATTATTTGCAATAGCTACATGACTTATCTTTTGCTCCTTATTTGACAGGGGAAGAAGCAAGTGGTGTGGAGGAACCAATTCATGAAGAAGCAAGTGGTGTAGAGGAAGCAATTCACGAGGAAGCAAGTGCTGTACAGAAACCAATTCATGGGGAACTCACAAATGAGGAGAGATATGGTATTTATTTTGCACTCATGGTGATCAAGACCCAAAATGGACAAGTTCTGAAAAAAGACAAGGAGGTCATTGCTAGCCTACTCGATACAACCGTAAGAACTGTTGAGAGAATATGGGAAAGAGCTCTTAAACAGATTGAAAAAGGGGAGAAAGTTGATGTCTCAAATCAAAaaccaggtagagttggccgcaagcggaaagatttggatctgtcgAGGGTGGTGACAATCCCATTGAACAGAAGGAGAACATTGCGAGGTCTGTCAAAGGCATTGGGTGTAAGCTGCATGACCTTACACTCAAGGTTCGAGTGGGGTCATTTGAGGCGTCACAGCAATAAGTTGAGGCCCCACTTAAACCTATCCAACATTGTAAAGAGATTGAAATGGTGCTTGGCTATGTGTGAAGATTATTGGTCTGCGACACGGGAATTAGACAACATAGCCTACATGGATGAAAAGTGGTTCAACATGACTGGGGAGGTGAACAACTACTATTTGCTTCCCGAAGAACCCGACCCCTTGCGCACCTTGCATCATAAGGATAGCATCGCCAAGGTGATGTTTCTCGCAGCCGTGGCTAAACCAAGATACGGCAAAGGTGGTGAGGTCACTTTTGATGGAAAGCTCGGCATTTGTGATTTTGTCACAGAGTCTCCTGCTCAAAGAACCAGTGAAAACAGAGATAAAGGGACGCTCGAGCTCAAATCATTGAAAGTCACACGAGATGTAATGAGGTATTACATGTGTGAGAAACTTATTCCTGCGATCCAAGAGCGCTGGCCGGACGAAGATGAAGGACGAACAATCTATATCCAACAAGATAATGCCACGCCACATATTCTTCCCGATGACCCGGTTTTCCAACAAGTCATAGAACATACTGATTTGGATATTAAGTTGCTTCAACAGCCTCCAAACAGTCCCGACATGAACATTCTTGATCTCTGCATATTCTGGTCTCTCCAGTCCCACACCGATAGCCGAGCACGTCAAAGCATCAGGGAACTGATAGAAGGTGTGGAGGAGGAATATCGAAACTACCCGGTTGATATATAGCTCTATCTATAGCTCTATCTATCGATCGTGAGCTAGTTGGACAGACCAAAGCCTTTATAGAAGAGGCAGAAGCAATCTTAGCAGCAGAAAAAGAGCAGAAGCAGCAGGAAAAGAGCAGCAAGAAAAGAGCCGCACCAGCCTTGAAGAAGCAGAAACACCCTTCGAATACCAGCAGCCTCCAAGCAGCAGGAAAAGAGAACCAGGAGCCTTCAAGCAGCAGAAACACCCTTCGAGTACCAGCAGTCTCCAAGAAGCAGGAAAAGAGCAGCAACAACCTTCAAGCAGCAGGAAAAGAGCACGAGCAGCCTCCTCCGAGCAGCAGGAAAAGAGCAGCCACCTCCTTCAAGCAGCAGAAACACCCTTCAAGTACTAGTAGCCTCCAAGCAGCAGGAAAAGAGAACCAGGAGCCTTCAAGCAACAATAAAAAAGCACCAGCAGCCTCCAAGCAGCAGGAAAAGAGCAACTCTTCTTTACTTAGGGTCAGCTAGTGCTCTGGTCCTTTTCTAAAAAGCTAGTGCTCTGGTTGGTGCTAGGAATGACCAGTTGGTTAAGAAGATTCAGATAAGTTGGTTTGGAAGAAGATTCAGCTAGTGCTCTGGTTTTTGCATCTTTCTCTGTAAAATACTCCTGcttataataattaattaatttctcaagggaagaaagaagaagaagataagaaTGGGATTTAATTGGATGGTCCTGCCATCTCCTCTTGCTTAATGAGCTGTTATTGTGCCCCCctttataattaattaattaatttctcAAGGGAAGAACTCTTATGCATTTGCTCAGTGTAGGCAAAAAATGGCTGAGCTAGAATAGATCAGCCTTAATGAATATGCTGACCCCAAGCATAGAACTGAAATCAACCCATGGACATTTCATTAAACAGGAGAGTAGCAATCTATTTTAGCAACCTACTCCTGCAATTATTTTCATATATATGTAATTCAACTTGTGTAATCTGTCTAGGGTGCGTAATCTGTCTTCACCTTGTGTAACCATGCTATTTGTTTTACTGGAAGGTTCAAAACAGCACCTGATTCTTTTGCCTCTTCTGAGTCTGAATCCCAGGGCTACACTTGGAAGTGAGTCTTTTCTTTGGCTTTGCACCCAAAAGCAGTTGACTAGGGGTACTGTCAGTGCCCTCATCTTGTTCATTCTTGGCATTGCCAGCTTCATGTTCCACACCTAGGCATAACAAAATATTAGTATttctttttataaaaaaattagtatctCAATATGAAACAAGTTGAGGCAAGTATTTCAACAAAAATAACCCTGCTAGGAGAGGTTAAATGAACATGCCTTTTGTTTTCCATATAAGAGGGTTAACTGAGCAGCCTTTCAGATACtctcaaaagaaaaggaaaaagagcaGTCTTTCAGATGAGAGGTAAACTGAAAAGGCACAGTGGCTGGACATGAGGCGACTTGAGCAAGGATCTATACTGTGGCTAGACACTGAGATTAACCAATGAACTTTTTCATGCTGTAACAGGAATAATAGTAACAGGACTAATCAACATGCAGCAAAGAAGCCTAACAGTAACTTTTGAGGGACACACATGACTGTCAGATTAATGCTAATGAAATGAATTGTCTATTTCTCCTTTCCCTGTATGCAGTCGCTGAGAGCCTGAGACTGTCAGATTAATTTCCGTGTGTAATCAATGGAAAGGGGAAAAGTAAAATCCAGAGAAGAAACAAGAGATTACGGATCCGTCGCCTCGAATGGCCTCAAAAGGAACTCACCATTCACCATCCTCTCTTCTTCGTCGGTGCCGCCGCAGTTGGGATTGGGACTGACACACTCTTGATCTATGCCTACTGTTGCCACGCACGCTAGAGAGGGGCAATATGCAATATGTGTGGTGCATGGAGCCCAACATTCAGAGATGAACAACGGCACAACATTCAGAAGCAGCGGCGCAGGTTGTTCCTTCAGGCTTGAGCAGGTGTGGAGTACCTTGAGGCTGGAGCAGGGGTGGAGCGGCGTCCTCCATAGCGTCGGGGGCACGGAGCGGAGCAGGGGTGGAGCAGCGTCCTCCATGGCGTCGGCATCCCGGCGCGCGAGCGAGCTGCGTGGTGGATCTGGGAGGGAGAGAGGATGGGGTCTCCCCTGAAGCTCACGGCCACCGGCGCCAGGAGCTTGGCGGCGGTGAAGGCCTCGCATCGACGGAATCCGTCGCCGGCTTGAACTCAAAGGTCCAAGCTTGAACTCAATCCGTCGCCGCGGGAAGGAGGAAAGGAGCGCGGCGAGGCCACCGAAGGTGGGAGAGGAGAGCGCGGCGACGCGATAGAaggtggggaggggagggggagagcgCGGCGGCGAGACCGAGAAGAGCATCGAGCGGACCGCGGCGGCCAGCTGGAGAAGAGAGTGAGGATGAGGACCGCGGGTTCGGTCGGAAATAGATGGAGGGGGTTTTCGCAAAAAAAGACGTCGCGACATCTaaatccgaacggagggagtattaagcaATCAAACAGGAAATTTTTTACGTGCACCCAACAATTAGTCCCACAACCCCGCACGAACCAATCAGCACCACACGATTAGGCCTACAATTCTAAATCCAAAGCCATCATTGATCTAATACCTTTATTGTGTGCACGTAGCAATTTCCCTTGGCTGACTGTGCTCCACCAGCGGAGGAATATTCGAACTACCAAGCCGGCGTGCACCCTGTCCCGTATCCTGTTCACGTTACGAAATTAAAGGCTAAAATTAAGGGCTTGCTGTTTTAGATAGGTGAGAGGATTAGTGCCTGTACCTTCCAAAACACACGCTCGCCCCGCATCCCACGCCCCGCGCCGGCATCCTCCATGCGCCTCATCGTCGAAGCGGGAGACGTGCCGCGCCCGGCAGCGTTCGGCGGTCGAAGGGGGAGACGTGCCGCGCCCAGCCACCGCCGCAGCCCCAATCATCGCACTAAAATCACGCCGCATCCTGCCTCTTGTCCTCTCTCCTATCAGATGTTCGCGCAGCTGGGACACCGCTCGAGGACGCCGCCGACGCAGGAATCCGTCCGCCACAGAAGCTGCAAAAACGGGGTCACCAGCCACCGTCACGGCCTCCCTCCCCGCCATTCTCACGCGCACCTTCATCGCGTCGCTGTCGAGGCCGGATCTGATGTTGCCCCCTCTACGTCATCAGAATCCTGCCAAGGTTGACCACTTGGGCTTTCTTTCACAGCTCACTGCCGAATCGACGCTGTTAATTTATCCTGCATTTCCTCCTCCTTGGCATTATCGTTTCTATTTACAGCATAAACATGATTTAGATGCTCAGGTTCCGGTTGCATTCTTGGGTGAGCTGTAGATTTTGTTTCAGTGCGAGACagtttttttctttcatttttatttTGCTCCTCATTCCGTCTAGCTAGCATAGGATTACACCACCGATCATGCTTATCAGGATTTGCTGCACAACATGGTGCCCGCACATGCCTGCATATTTGTCAGAATTTGTGTCAAAAACTGATATACTATAAGGCATACTCCCTACTAACATGCTACTTGGTAATCACAAGATAATACCTATTCTCCATCCCTTTTTTGCTTCAGTTCTAGAAGAATAATTTTTTACCTTCTGTTACAATTTTTAAGTGAGGAATTGTTCTCCCAAAGTTGAGTGATATACGTAAATATAAGAGGTGGAATTAcctgaaacacacacacacacacacacacacacactaatgcCCTTGTCTTCACTACTAGATTTTTCTACCACTTCACTGGCTGAGTATATTGATTTGAATGAATGTCTTCCCTTGTTTGTTGTTGGCATTTAGCTGACTTGGCTCTCTACTTGCTTGGATTGGGTGTAGATGGGAGATCGAGTAGCATATTGGTTTAGATAAATGATAGGTTTCCAGCAAGTTGGAAAGGAGTATAGAGTTGAGTTCTAATTTTTATTACCACTGATCGCAATGGCGCAAGATGTTCCTTTGATAGTTTTATGTGGGTACGAGTTTCTTTTGAAAGTACATATGGCTAAATGTTGATCTTTAATGTTATTTCTTGGTAGCCTTTGTTCTAAGGAAAATATGCTTATTAATACTCTTGATTATTTATGTTATTTTTGCAGGCTTTCTCTCAGCTTTGTTCTCAGCAGTGGGCTCTGCTGATGGTTTTGTCCAAAATAAGGCATTTCAACGGAAATCATATGGCATGCGTGGATTAAATCTtgaactttgctactaaatatttgtACTAAACATGGTGTAACTCGCTTGTCAGTTTTGCCTCATAATCCTAGCTCTCATTGGTTGATTTTCATGATGTTGCGTATATTTTACTGAGGTTATCCTCTAAAAAACGATTTTTATATCTGTGGTCTTTTTAGTAATGGGCACTATAACTTATAAAAATGTTGTGTATTTCTGGACTCGCATGTATAGTATTTTGATGGAAACATGCATGCTTCTGTGGTATACTATGATGGACTATCATGCTTGATGGCAAGAGCTATGCTGTTACTTGACTACACATTTATCTTCTGATGATCTTGAACAGTGTGTTTCAAAATAGATTGACATGGTAGCACACTATCTCGCCCTTCTCACTAATTCTATGGGCATATGTTATATCTATTTTAACGGTCAGTGCAATTTACAGATTGCATTTCACGGCATGGTGTTCTATCCTTCACTTATTTTTCAGGTTTAGCAACCTTTTTTTGCTGGTTGGTGTCAACATGGCTGAATAGGTTCTTGAGTTGCTGTACTAGCGTTTTATTTCAACTGAGATCTATAATTTTCTGATTGCTAGCTAACAAAAGTAACTTGTAAAGTATGGTACCATGTCGTATTATATATGAATGTAATCTTGCCTTTTTTTTGGTTATAATTTACTGACATTATCAGTAAGTACTTAAAGTATATGGCAAATATGAGACATGCTTGCGAATCATCTTTTGTTTTACTGATTTACTATGAAAGTATTGGTCTCCAATGTTGCGTGCGGACCAATGAGCAGCTCAATACCTTTTCAGTAGTGAATGAGGATAAATAGGATGAAGACAATAAAATACATTTCAACGGAGATGCGATAGTGTTGTACAAGTGGATTTATTGCTTGGTTTTTATAACCCCTTTCCATTTTATTATTATGCATTAGCGCCTTGTAATAGAAGATATCTCACAATCAGATTTGAAGTGAGTCTACATAAGTCAAAAGATGGTTGAACATTGTTGTCCAAAACGTTATGTTCGATATACTTCACCAGAATTCATCGTTTATTTGTGGTGATATGCTCTTTTACCAGTTGTTTATTCATTTTATATTATATTTATTTCCTGCTCATAGTCCGTTTGATGAGCAATATATGGTCCCTTTGCCCACCGTTGATCTAATCTTGGGTACTTTAAATGCATGTTCGTCATGGTTTACTTAAGCATATGCAAattgagacgtgcgttgcacgtacaAGCTTACTAGTCAAGTACAATAATCAATCTTTCATGCCAACAAACCCAGCAAGCTGCATGTGCCCGCCCCATGCACCATCTCATCCCCATCGTCGTTCTCATCTGTTTAGCGTACTGTATAAAGGTGCTTAGCCTTTTATCATTATTGTTGGTAACCTCCTTGCCCTTTTTCTAGCTCCTTTCCCTTCAATTCTCCGACTTGGTTAGTTGGACTCTATGTCACACTGATTATTGTACATGTGTAAATATGCGTGTCATCGTATATTCTCGCTCCGCGCCCTCTCTCCACGCCCTCGCCCTCTCTCCGCGCCGGTGGctactccggccccggcggccacctcTCCCCCGCCGTCTCCACTCCGGAGCCGGCGTCCAAGCATGGCTGAGAGGGTCTCGCTGTCTGCGGCGTCTTCCGACATGCCGCCGTCTCCCCCCCCTTCCCCCCTCTCCGCGCCCTAGGCCGGTGCTGCGGTCGCTTCTGGTGGTTCCCGATGTGGTGGGCACGGCGCATGGGCCAATCGTGCAGGGCGTGCCTTCTCGCCTCGCGGCGGCATCGCGGGCAGAGTGGCAGACCCGTGGAGGCCGGGGTGGCCTGACGCCGCGCCTGCGGTCGCCGCCTCGCCAGATCCGGCGGTCCCCTCCTGGCAGGTGGCCAGACGTCCTTCCCTCCTCCCGGCCGCCGCGTGGGCGCATCCCGGCGATGCTCATCGGCTGCTGCTACAACTGCGGCGATGAGAGGCACATCTCGGCCATGTGCACTAACCCGCCGGTGTGTGTGCGCTGCGGGGAGGTGGGCACATCTCGAAGGGCTGCACTTTGCCGCGCCATCGTCCTCGTCCGCGCAGTTCGTCTCCGGAGGACCGGCTAGGCCGCAGCCGGCGCTCCGGCCTCGGCTGCCGCCTTCCTCGCCGGTAGGGGCGCCGCCCGCGCCGGTTCCGCCGGccccggtggcggcggggatcccGCGTCTGCCGCCTCCTCTGCCAGGTCCGCCCCCTCCGGGTGCGGTGCGTGTCGGGGCCTCGTGGAGCTAGGTGGTCCGGTCGGGGGCCGAGTCGGTGGCCAGTGTGGCTGGGCCGGGCTTCTCGGTGCCCTTTGCGCCGGCCGGTGCTGGCGTGCAGGGCGTGTCTTCGGGTGCTTCGCATGCCTTGGTGGATGAGCAGGTTGACTGCTGTTTCATGGAGACTGGTCCGGATCTTCGGGCCATGGAGGAGGAGCTGGCTCGAGCGGTGGTGGTCTCGGTGGTCGGTTCGAGGCGGCTGGCGGATCTTGCGGCGGTGGCGGCCGTCATCGTGGAGGAGTTCGAGCTGGCGCCGTTGGACATGTCAATTAGGGCGTTCGATCCTGAAGATTTTCTGGTCCTCTGTCGCTCGGTGGAAATCAGGAACAGGATGGTCAGGAGGGGTAGGGCGGGCACGCCGCAGTTCGACCTCATGCTCAGTCCGTGGTCTCGCAGGGCCGGGGCGACGGCGATCACCATGCCTGTCCTCGTGCCGCTGGCGCTGCGGGGTGTGTCGGCGAACGCCTGGACCAGGAGAACGACCGATACTCTGTTCCATGGCCTGGGCATTGTGGTCAAGGTGGCGGCGACTACGGAGGCGCGGAATGACATGTCGGGGTTTCGAGTGTGGCTACGCACTGATGACACGGCGAGGATCCCATCCCGGCGCATCCTCGTCGTGGAAGAGCCGGACAAGAGGGGCGCTCGGGCTCTGGAGGTGGTCGACGCGCCGGATGCGCTGTGGTACCCGATCTCCATCGTGCAGGAGGATGGAGCCGTTCGGTTGGGGCCGCAGGtggatgcgccgccgccgccgccttcgccgccgtcGGAGGGGCGTGATCGTGATGGCCTGGGATCTGGGGGGCTCAGGGAGGCCGTGGCCCTCCTGCGGCAGGGGTTCAGGCTCGTCGTTCGGCTCCGCACTGCGGCTCGTCGGCGGCAGCCTCGTCGGCGGGATCGGCGCCAGTCCAGGGGCGTCAAAGAGAAGTTCAAATTGGTCTCCTGGATGGTCATCAAAGGCAACTTGGCGGTGTGGGTCCGCGGGTGGATGACTCGGCCTGCCCAATCATGGGGCCAGGTGAGGCAGAGGCGGTCTGCTCGGAGGGTTCAATTGGTCCGTTGGAGGCCAGCGCTGTGGGAGTTCGGATTGCTTGCTGGGAACCGAGTGTGGTGGAGAGTGTGATGGGGCCCAACAGGGATGCGGTTGGGCCTCGGGCGGAGTGTGGCTCGACGGTTCGGCAAAAGTGGCGGGCCCGGTCTGGAGATGTCGCAGCAGGATCGCCTGGCTATCATTGGCTCTCCGGGCGCTGAGGGTAGCGGCGGGCCCGGGGACAGTGCTTTGCAGCCTGTGGAGGAGCAGGAACCGCTGTCCACACCTAGGGCGTCGCAGATTCTCAGGTTCGGGCAGTGGGCCCTAACCATGCAGGAGGAGGAAGCGACAAATGAACTGGCTGGCTGCGGGATTCGCGTGAGGACCGAGGCGGATCAGATTGCTTCTGCCGGTCGGGATTGGTGGGATGGGCCAGAGATTCAGCGATAAGTGGGCCCGAGTTGCATGCGGATGGGACGTGCCCATGCACGCAGGATATTGGGGAGGGCTGGTTTGCGGTGAGTCTTTCCGAGCAGGCTGGCACGCCGCTGGCGGGTGCGGCCATGGTTGAGGCGCTTCCGGCCACCACTTCGCCCCGGGATCAGGTGGCCATGATATGCACGGAGCTCAGACAGGCGCTACCCCCCTGTTGGCGCAGCCTATGAGCAGGAACCCCCCTCAAAAGCAATGGAAGCCAAGGCAGAAGCGTGTGCCGTTTTCCTCCCCACGTCGAAGTGACAGGCTGGCCAAGGGTGGGTGTGCATCGAAGGCTTCCAAGCAGCAGGCG
Coding sequences within:
- the LOC123074490 gene encoding uncharacterized protein; amino-acid sequence: MRLIVEAGDVPRPAAFGGRRGRRAAPSHRRSPNHRTKITPHPASCPLSYQMFAQLGHRSRTPPTQESVRHRSCKNGVTSHRHGLPPRHSHAHLHRVAVEAGSDVAPSTSSESCQGFLSALFSAVGSADGFVQNKAFQRKSYGMRGLNLELCY